In Bubalus kerabau isolate K-KA32 ecotype Philippines breed swamp buffalo chromosome 4, PCC_UOA_SB_1v2, whole genome shotgun sequence, one DNA window encodes the following:
- the FBXO47 gene encoding F-box only protein 47 isoform X1, with translation MTSRVNTSFTLIPNQKYRRSSRRSSYFSNTFDSDSQPLSTLGNFKALPLEIFQIILKYLSVKDISMLSMVSKTVSQHIINYISTSSGSKRLLLQDFHDLELPDREDTAILEHYRSLGLLFKRCTLLLPTKERLKYIHKILADVSCFKFNGCAAPLQCVGLLCYGIFLQTLTAGWDELECHRVYNFLCELTHLSRKMQTVVCSKPGSARKLELRIRLFCRNVLLDHWTHRSDSAFWLTRILKPWPMVNQARLLYIIFGPISPQDGQVVWQKMIEGPTDESCLKGLADAIKLLYDTGTKEWTADDVISLVDELSVVPREWLLENNARLLILSGNNICFTFMASKAVNGRTIELARLIVFLALVSEKELYCMDWAVKMMQKVCKVFSTPVERNNFLQSVANAFACAILEMLQSVMSGDGDDDDRSFMNLFHLVQAQASFHKEVLYLTMNVLPS, from the exons ATGACGTCTAGAGTAAATACCAGTTTCACTTTGATTCCTAACCAGAAATATAGACGTAGTAGTCGTCGATCCAGCTATTTTTCCAACACCTTTGACTCAGATTCTCAGCCCTTATCAACGCTTGGAAATTTTAAAGCCTTGCCATTGGAAATAttccaaataattctaaaatatttgtcAG TGAAGGATATCAGCATGCTAAGCATGGTGTCCAAAACAGTCAGCCAGCACATTATTAATTATATCTCAACCTCATCAGGAAGCAAACGACTTTTACTACAGGATTTTCATGACCTTGAGCTGCCTGACAGAGAAGACACCGCTATATTGGAACACTACAGATCTCTAG GTCTGCTATTTAAAAGATGTACATTGCTGCTACCCACAAAGGAAAGACTAAAGTACATTCACAAGATACTTGCAGAT GTTTCCTGTTTTAAATTCAATGGATGTGCAGCTCCTTTGCAATGTGTAGGATTACTATGTTATGGCATATTTTTACAG ACCTTAACCGCAGGTTGGGATGAACTTGAGTGCCATCGTGTTTATAATTTCTTATGTGAGCTGACTCATCTGTCCCGCAAGATGCAGACAGTTGTCTGCAGCAAACCAG GAAGCGCCCGAAAACTGGAGTTAAGGATCAGACTATTCTGTAGGAATGTGCTGCTTGATCACTGGACCCATCGAAGTGATTCTGCATTTTGGTTGACACGTATATTGAAACCGTGGCCAATGGTGAATCAGGCAAGATTACTGTATATCATCTTCGGACCTATATCTCCTCAAGATG GACAGGTGGTTTGGCAGAAAATGATAGAAGGACCTACAGATGAATCCTGTCTGAAAGGTTTGGCTGATGCCATTAAATTACTATATGACACAGGCACCAAAGAATGGACAGCAGATGATGTTATCAGTCTTGTAGATGAACtatcag TGGTTCCTCGTGAGTGGCTTCTGGAGAATAATGCACGTCTCCTAATCCTAAGTGGAAACAATAtctgtttcactttcatggctaGTAAAGCTGTGAATGGACGCACCATTGAACTGGCAAGACTGATAGTCTTTTTGGCTTtg GTGTCTGAGAAAGAACTATACTGCATGGATTGGGCAGTTAAAATGATGCAAAAAGTCTGTAAAGTCTTTAGCACTCCAGTGGAAAGAAATAACTTCCTGCAGAGTGTGGCAAATGCATTTGCATGTGCTATACTGGAAATGCTACAGTCAGTTATGTCTG GAGATGGTGATGACGACGACAGAAGCTTTATGAATTTATTCCATCTTGTGCAGGCTCAGGCTAGCTTCCATAAAGAGGTCCTGTATTTGACCATGAATGTTCTCCCTTCCTAA
- the FBXO47 gene encoding F-box only protein 47 isoform X4 yields the protein MTSRVNTSFTLIPNQKYRRSSRRSSYFSNTFDSDSQPLSTLGNFKALPLEIFQIILKYLSVKDISMLSMVSKTVSQHIINYISTSSGSKRLLLQDFHDLELPDREDTAILEHYRSLGLLFKRCTLLLPTKERLKYIHKILADVSCFKFNGCAAPLQCVGLLCYGIFLQTLTAGWDELECHRVYNFLCELTHLSRKMQTVVCSKPGSARKLELRIRLFCRNVLLDHWTHRSDSAFWLTRILKPWPMVNQARLLYIIFGPISPQDVVPREWLLENNARLLILSGNNICFTFMASKAVNGRTIELARLIVFLALVSEKELYCMDWAVKMMQKVCKVFSTPVERNNFLQSVANAFACAILEMLQSVMSGDGDDDDRSFMNLFHLVQAQASFHKEVLYLTMNVLPS from the exons ATGACGTCTAGAGTAAATACCAGTTTCACTTTGATTCCTAACCAGAAATATAGACGTAGTAGTCGTCGATCCAGCTATTTTTCCAACACCTTTGACTCAGATTCTCAGCCCTTATCAACGCTTGGAAATTTTAAAGCCTTGCCATTGGAAATAttccaaataattctaaaatatttgtcAG TGAAGGATATCAGCATGCTAAGCATGGTGTCCAAAACAGTCAGCCAGCACATTATTAATTATATCTCAACCTCATCAGGAAGCAAACGACTTTTACTACAGGATTTTCATGACCTTGAGCTGCCTGACAGAGAAGACACCGCTATATTGGAACACTACAGATCTCTAG GTCTGCTATTTAAAAGATGTACATTGCTGCTACCCACAAAGGAAAGACTAAAGTACATTCACAAGATACTTGCAGAT GTTTCCTGTTTTAAATTCAATGGATGTGCAGCTCCTTTGCAATGTGTAGGATTACTATGTTATGGCATATTTTTACAG ACCTTAACCGCAGGTTGGGATGAACTTGAGTGCCATCGTGTTTATAATTTCTTATGTGAGCTGACTCATCTGTCCCGCAAGATGCAGACAGTTGTCTGCAGCAAACCAG GAAGCGCCCGAAAACTGGAGTTAAGGATCAGACTATTCTGTAGGAATGTGCTGCTTGATCACTGGACCCATCGAAGTGATTCTGCATTTTGGTTGACACGTATATTGAAACCGTGGCCAATGGTGAATCAGGCAAGATTACTGTATATCATCTTCGGACCTATATCTCCTCAAGATG TGGTTCCTCGTGAGTGGCTTCTGGAGAATAATGCACGTCTCCTAATCCTAAGTGGAAACAATAtctgtttcactttcatggctaGTAAAGCTGTGAATGGACGCACCATTGAACTGGCAAGACTGATAGTCTTTTTGGCTTtg GTGTCTGAGAAAGAACTATACTGCATGGATTGGGCAGTTAAAATGATGCAAAAAGTCTGTAAAGTCTTTAGCACTCCAGTGGAAAGAAATAACTTCCTGCAGAGTGTGGCAAATGCATTTGCATGTGCTATACTGGAAATGCTACAGTCAGTTATGTCTG GAGATGGTGATGACGACGACAGAAGCTTTATGAATTTATTCCATCTTGTGCAGGCTCAGGCTAGCTTCCATAAAGAGGTCCTGTATTTGACCATGAATGTTCTCCCTTCCTAA
- the FBXO47 gene encoding F-box only protein 47 isoform X2 yields MTSRVNTSFTLIPNQKYRRSSRRSSYFSNTFDSDSQPLSTLGNFKALPLEIFQIILKYLSVKDISMLSMVSKTVSQHIINYISTSSGSKRLLLQDFHDLELPDREDTAILEHYRSLGLLFKRCTLLLPTKERLKYIHKILADVSCFKFNGCAAPLQCVGLLCYGIFLQTLTAGWDELECHRVYNFLCELTHLSRKMQTVVCSKPGSARKLELRIRLFCRNVLLDHWTHRSDSAFWLTRILKPWPMVNQARLLYIIFGPISPQDGQVVWQKMIEGPTDESCLKGLADAIKLLYDTGTKEWTADDVISLVDELSVVPREWLLENNARLLILSGNNICFTFMASKAVNGRTIELARLIVFLALVSEKELYCMDWAVKMMQKVCKVFSTPVERNNFLQSVANAFACAILEMLQSVMSDGDDDDRSFMNLFHLVQAQASFHKEVLYLTMNVLPS; encoded by the exons ATGACGTCTAGAGTAAATACCAGTTTCACTTTGATTCCTAACCAGAAATATAGACGTAGTAGTCGTCGATCCAGCTATTTTTCCAACACCTTTGACTCAGATTCTCAGCCCTTATCAACGCTTGGAAATTTTAAAGCCTTGCCATTGGAAATAttccaaataattctaaaatatttgtcAG TGAAGGATATCAGCATGCTAAGCATGGTGTCCAAAACAGTCAGCCAGCACATTATTAATTATATCTCAACCTCATCAGGAAGCAAACGACTTTTACTACAGGATTTTCATGACCTTGAGCTGCCTGACAGAGAAGACACCGCTATATTGGAACACTACAGATCTCTAG GTCTGCTATTTAAAAGATGTACATTGCTGCTACCCACAAAGGAAAGACTAAAGTACATTCACAAGATACTTGCAGAT GTTTCCTGTTTTAAATTCAATGGATGTGCAGCTCCTTTGCAATGTGTAGGATTACTATGTTATGGCATATTTTTACAG ACCTTAACCGCAGGTTGGGATGAACTTGAGTGCCATCGTGTTTATAATTTCTTATGTGAGCTGACTCATCTGTCCCGCAAGATGCAGACAGTTGTCTGCAGCAAACCAG GAAGCGCCCGAAAACTGGAGTTAAGGATCAGACTATTCTGTAGGAATGTGCTGCTTGATCACTGGACCCATCGAAGTGATTCTGCATTTTGGTTGACACGTATATTGAAACCGTGGCCAATGGTGAATCAGGCAAGATTACTGTATATCATCTTCGGACCTATATCTCCTCAAGATG GACAGGTGGTTTGGCAGAAAATGATAGAAGGACCTACAGATGAATCCTGTCTGAAAGGTTTGGCTGATGCCATTAAATTACTATATGACACAGGCACCAAAGAATGGACAGCAGATGATGTTATCAGTCTTGTAGATGAACtatcag TGGTTCCTCGTGAGTGGCTTCTGGAGAATAATGCACGTCTCCTAATCCTAAGTGGAAACAATAtctgtttcactttcatggctaGTAAAGCTGTGAATGGACGCACCATTGAACTGGCAAGACTGATAGTCTTTTTGGCTTtg GTGTCTGAGAAAGAACTATACTGCATGGATTGGGCAGTTAAAATGATGCAAAAAGTCTGTAAAGTCTTTAGCACTCCAGTGGAAAGAAATAACTTCCTGCAGAGTGTGGCAAATGCATTTGCATGTGCTATACTGGAAATGCTACAGTCAGTTATGTCTG ATGGTGATGACGACGACAGAAGCTTTATGAATTTATTCCATCTTGTGCAGGCTCAGGCTAGCTTCCATAAAGAGGTCCTGTATTTGACCATGAATGTTCTCCCTTCCTAA
- the FBXO47 gene encoding F-box only protein 47 isoform X3, with product MTSRVNTSFTLIPNQKYRRSSRRSSYFSNTFDSDSQPLSTLGNFKALPLEIFQIILKYLSGSKRLLLQDFHDLELPDREDTAILEHYRSLGLLFKRCTLLLPTKERLKYIHKILADVSCFKFNGCAAPLQCVGLLCYGIFLQTLTAGWDELECHRVYNFLCELTHLSRKMQTVVCSKPGSARKLELRIRLFCRNVLLDHWTHRSDSAFWLTRILKPWPMVNQARLLYIIFGPISPQDGQVVWQKMIEGPTDESCLKGLADAIKLLYDTGTKEWTADDVISLVDELSVVPREWLLENNARLLILSGNNICFTFMASKAVNGRTIELARLIVFLALVSEKELYCMDWAVKMMQKVCKVFSTPVERNNFLQSVANAFACAILEMLQSVMSGDGDDDDRSFMNLFHLVQAQASFHKEVLYLTMNVLPS from the exons ATGACGTCTAGAGTAAATACCAGTTTCACTTTGATTCCTAACCAGAAATATAGACGTAGTAGTCGTCGATCCAGCTATTTTTCCAACACCTTTGACTCAGATTCTCAGCCCTTATCAACGCTTGGAAATTTTAAAGCCTTGCCATTGGAAATAttccaaataattctaaaatatttgtcAG GAAGCAAACGACTTTTACTACAGGATTTTCATGACCTTGAGCTGCCTGACAGAGAAGACACCGCTATATTGGAACACTACAGATCTCTAG GTCTGCTATTTAAAAGATGTACATTGCTGCTACCCACAAAGGAAAGACTAAAGTACATTCACAAGATACTTGCAGAT GTTTCCTGTTTTAAATTCAATGGATGTGCAGCTCCTTTGCAATGTGTAGGATTACTATGTTATGGCATATTTTTACAG ACCTTAACCGCAGGTTGGGATGAACTTGAGTGCCATCGTGTTTATAATTTCTTATGTGAGCTGACTCATCTGTCCCGCAAGATGCAGACAGTTGTCTGCAGCAAACCAG GAAGCGCCCGAAAACTGGAGTTAAGGATCAGACTATTCTGTAGGAATGTGCTGCTTGATCACTGGACCCATCGAAGTGATTCTGCATTTTGGTTGACACGTATATTGAAACCGTGGCCAATGGTGAATCAGGCAAGATTACTGTATATCATCTTCGGACCTATATCTCCTCAAGATG GACAGGTGGTTTGGCAGAAAATGATAGAAGGACCTACAGATGAATCCTGTCTGAAAGGTTTGGCTGATGCCATTAAATTACTATATGACACAGGCACCAAAGAATGGACAGCAGATGATGTTATCAGTCTTGTAGATGAACtatcag TGGTTCCTCGTGAGTGGCTTCTGGAGAATAATGCACGTCTCCTAATCCTAAGTGGAAACAATAtctgtttcactttcatggctaGTAAAGCTGTGAATGGACGCACCATTGAACTGGCAAGACTGATAGTCTTTTTGGCTTtg GTGTCTGAGAAAGAACTATACTGCATGGATTGGGCAGTTAAAATGATGCAAAAAGTCTGTAAAGTCTTTAGCACTCCAGTGGAAAGAAATAACTTCCTGCAGAGTGTGGCAAATGCATTTGCATGTGCTATACTGGAAATGCTACAGTCAGTTATGTCTG GAGATGGTGATGACGACGACAGAAGCTTTATGAATTTATTCCATCTTGTGCAGGCTCAGGCTAGCTTCCATAAAGAGGTCCTGTATTTGACCATGAATGTTCTCCCTTCCTAA
- the FBXO47 gene encoding F-box only protein 47 isoform X6, translated as MTSRVNTSFTLIPNQKYRRSSRRSSYFSNTFDSDSQPLSTLGNFKALPLEIFQIILKYLSVKDISMLSMVSKTVSQHIINYISTSSGSKRLLLQDFHDLELPDREDTAILEHYRSLGSARKLELRIRLFCRNVLLDHWTHRSDSAFWLTRILKPWPMVNQARLLYIIFGPISPQDGQVVWQKMIEGPTDESCLKGLADAIKLLYDTGTKEWTADDVISLVDELSVVPREWLLENNARLLILSGNNICFTFMASKAVNGRTIELARLIVFLALVSEKELYCMDWAVKMMQKVCKVFSTPVERNNFLQSVANAFACAILEMLQSVMSGDGDDDDRSFMNLFHLVQAQASFHKEVLYLTMNVLPS; from the exons ATGACGTCTAGAGTAAATACCAGTTTCACTTTGATTCCTAACCAGAAATATAGACGTAGTAGTCGTCGATCCAGCTATTTTTCCAACACCTTTGACTCAGATTCTCAGCCCTTATCAACGCTTGGAAATTTTAAAGCCTTGCCATTGGAAATAttccaaataattctaaaatatttgtcAG TGAAGGATATCAGCATGCTAAGCATGGTGTCCAAAACAGTCAGCCAGCACATTATTAATTATATCTCAACCTCATCAGGAAGCAAACGACTTTTACTACAGGATTTTCATGACCTTGAGCTGCCTGACAGAGAAGACACCGCTATATTGGAACACTACAGATCTCTAG GAAGCGCCCGAAAACTGGAGTTAAGGATCAGACTATTCTGTAGGAATGTGCTGCTTGATCACTGGACCCATCGAAGTGATTCTGCATTTTGGTTGACACGTATATTGAAACCGTGGCCAATGGTGAATCAGGCAAGATTACTGTATATCATCTTCGGACCTATATCTCCTCAAGATG GACAGGTGGTTTGGCAGAAAATGATAGAAGGACCTACAGATGAATCCTGTCTGAAAGGTTTGGCTGATGCCATTAAATTACTATATGACACAGGCACCAAAGAATGGACAGCAGATGATGTTATCAGTCTTGTAGATGAACtatcag TGGTTCCTCGTGAGTGGCTTCTGGAGAATAATGCACGTCTCCTAATCCTAAGTGGAAACAATAtctgtttcactttcatggctaGTAAAGCTGTGAATGGACGCACCATTGAACTGGCAAGACTGATAGTCTTTTTGGCTTtg GTGTCTGAGAAAGAACTATACTGCATGGATTGGGCAGTTAAAATGATGCAAAAAGTCTGTAAAGTCTTTAGCACTCCAGTGGAAAGAAATAACTTCCTGCAGAGTGTGGCAAATGCATTTGCATGTGCTATACTGGAAATGCTACAGTCAGTTATGTCTG GAGATGGTGATGACGACGACAGAAGCTTTATGAATTTATTCCATCTTGTGCAGGCTCAGGCTAGCTTCCATAAAGAGGTCCTGTATTTGACCATGAATGTTCTCCCTTCCTAA
- the FBXO47 gene encoding F-box only protein 47 isoform X5 — protein sequence MLSMVSKTVSQHIINYISTSSGSKRLLLQDFHDLELPDREDTAILEHYRSLGLLFKRCTLLLPTKERLKYIHKILADVSCFKFNGCAAPLQCVGLLCYGIFLQTLTAGWDELECHRVYNFLCELTHLSRKMQTVVCSKPGSARKLELRIRLFCRNVLLDHWTHRSDSAFWLTRILKPWPMVNQARLLYIIFGPISPQDGQVVWQKMIEGPTDESCLKGLADAIKLLYDTGTKEWTADDVISLVDELSVVPREWLLENNARLLILSGNNICFTFMASKAVNGRTIELARLIVFLALVSEKELYCMDWAVKMMQKVCKVFSTPVERNNFLQSVANAFACAILEMLQSVMSGDGDDDDRSFMNLFHLVQAQASFHKEVLYLTMNVLPS from the exons ATGCTAAGCATGGTGTCCAAAACAGTCAGCCAGCACATTATTAATTATATCTCAACCTCATCAGGAAGCAAACGACTTTTACTACAGGATTTTCATGACCTTGAGCTGCCTGACAGAGAAGACACCGCTATATTGGAACACTACAGATCTCTAG GTCTGCTATTTAAAAGATGTACATTGCTGCTACCCACAAAGGAAAGACTAAAGTACATTCACAAGATACTTGCAGAT GTTTCCTGTTTTAAATTCAATGGATGTGCAGCTCCTTTGCAATGTGTAGGATTACTATGTTATGGCATATTTTTACAG ACCTTAACCGCAGGTTGGGATGAACTTGAGTGCCATCGTGTTTATAATTTCTTATGTGAGCTGACTCATCTGTCCCGCAAGATGCAGACAGTTGTCTGCAGCAAACCAG GAAGCGCCCGAAAACTGGAGTTAAGGATCAGACTATTCTGTAGGAATGTGCTGCTTGATCACTGGACCCATCGAAGTGATTCTGCATTTTGGTTGACACGTATATTGAAACCGTGGCCAATGGTGAATCAGGCAAGATTACTGTATATCATCTTCGGACCTATATCTCCTCAAGATG GACAGGTGGTTTGGCAGAAAATGATAGAAGGACCTACAGATGAATCCTGTCTGAAAGGTTTGGCTGATGCCATTAAATTACTATATGACACAGGCACCAAAGAATGGACAGCAGATGATGTTATCAGTCTTGTAGATGAACtatcag TGGTTCCTCGTGAGTGGCTTCTGGAGAATAATGCACGTCTCCTAATCCTAAGTGGAAACAATAtctgtttcactttcatggctaGTAAAGCTGTGAATGGACGCACCATTGAACTGGCAAGACTGATAGTCTTTTTGGCTTtg GTGTCTGAGAAAGAACTATACTGCATGGATTGGGCAGTTAAAATGATGCAAAAAGTCTGTAAAGTCTTTAGCACTCCAGTGGAAAGAAATAACTTCCTGCAGAGTGTGGCAAATGCATTTGCATGTGCTATACTGGAAATGCTACAGTCAGTTATGTCTG GAGATGGTGATGACGACGACAGAAGCTTTATGAATTTATTCCATCTTGTGCAGGCTCAGGCTAGCTTCCATAAAGAGGTCCTGTATTTGACCATGAATGTTCTCCCTTCCTAA
- the LOC129649050 gene encoding 40S ribosomal protein S15a, which produces MVRMNVLADALKSINNAEKRGKRQVLIRPCSKVIVRFLTVMMKHGYIGEFEIIDDHRAGKIVVNLTGRLNKCGVISPRFDVQLKDLEKWQNNLLPSRQFGFIVLTTSAGIMDHEEARRKHTGGKILGFFF; this is translated from the coding sequence ATGGTGCGCATGAATGTCCTGGCCGATGCTCTCAAGAGTATCAACAATGCTGAAAAAAGAGGCAAACGCCAGGTCCTTATTAGGCCGTGCTCCAAAGTCATCGTCAGGTTTCTAACAGTGATGATGAAGCATGGTTACATTGGCGAATTTGAAATCATTGATGATCACAGGGCTGGGAAAATTGTTGTGAACCTCACAGGCAGGCTAAATAAGTGTGGAGTGATCAGCCCTAGATTTGATGTGCAACTCaaagatctagaaaaatggcagaaTAACCTGCTCCCATCCCGTCAGTTTGGTTTCATTGTACTGACAACCTCAGCTGGCATCATGGACCATGAAGAAGCAAGACGAAAACATACAGGAGGGAAAATCCTTGGATTCTTTTTCTAG